One genomic region from Chthoniobacterales bacterium encodes:
- the rplU gene encoding 50S ribosomal protein L21 has product MAYAIVQTGGKQYRVAEGDLIDVEKLDLEAGKDAVLDVLFFADGDKVQFGSPLLAGASVTAEVVEQHKGEKVIAYKYKRRKGYHRTVGHRRQLTKLKIKSISI; this is encoded by the coding sequence ATGGCATACGCAATTGTTCAAACCGGCGGCAAGCAATACCGCGTCGCAGAAGGCGACTTGATCGACGTGGAAAAGCTCGATCTGGAAGCCGGCAAGGATGCCGTCCTCGATGTTCTCTTTTTCGCGGACGGTGACAAGGTTCAGTTCGGCTCTCCCCTTCTCGCGGGCGCCTCGGTCACGGCCGAAGTCGTCGAGCAGCACAAGGGCGAGAAAGTCATCGCTTACAAATACAAGCGCCGCAAGGGCTATCACCGCACCGTCGGTCATCGCCGCCAGCTCACGAAGCTCAAGATCAAATCCATCTCCATCTAA
- a CDS encoding KpsF/GutQ family sugar-phosphate isomerase, producing MLLPLTDEAILERAGQVLAIEIEELEKLKGRLGAEFVRGVRLLLGGIARGGKIIVIGVGKSGQIGDKIAATFASTGCVCVVLNALNALHGDVGVVEDGDVVIALSYGGETEELLKTLSVLRRFNVEILGITGVPDSTLARLSTVTLNVAVEKEACPLNLAPTSSTTAMLALGDALAMVVLEAKGMSREDFSRYHPSGSLGRALLTQVTDVMRGRERITLVAADETVRTVLRKMSAGKNGAAVIESADGQLGGIFTHGDFARLFNQSTDIADEPVGKHMTQRPVQIAKDALAVEALALLRAHQVDEIVVVEGSRVAGVIDVQDLSRHRLL from the coding sequence ATGCTGTTACCTCTTACCGACGAAGCGATTCTGGAACGGGCCGGACAGGTGCTGGCTATCGAGATCGAGGAGCTGGAAAAGCTGAAAGGCCGGTTGGGCGCGGAATTCGTGCGCGGAGTGCGCCTGCTGCTCGGCGGCATTGCTCGCGGCGGGAAGATTATTGTCATCGGCGTCGGCAAGTCCGGGCAGATCGGGGACAAGATCGCGGCGACCTTCGCGAGCACGGGGTGCGTGTGCGTGGTGCTGAATGCCCTGAACGCGCTGCACGGCGATGTGGGCGTCGTCGAGGATGGCGACGTGGTGATCGCGCTGAGTTACGGCGGCGAGACCGAGGAATTGCTGAAGACGCTTTCCGTGCTTCGCCGGTTCAATGTCGAGATTTTGGGAATCACCGGAGTGCCGGATTCCACTCTGGCCCGGCTGAGCACGGTGACGCTGAACGTGGCCGTCGAGAAGGAGGCCTGTCCGCTGAATCTGGCGCCGACGTCGAGCACCACGGCGATGCTTGCGCTGGGCGATGCGCTGGCGATGGTCGTGCTCGAGGCAAAGGGGATGAGTCGGGAGGATTTCTCGCGCTATCATCCGAGCGGAAGTCTCGGTCGCGCGCTGCTCACCCAGGTCACGGACGTGATGCGCGGGCGGGAACGGATCACGCTCGTCGCCGCGGACGAGACGGTGCGGACGGTCCTGCGCAAAATGAGCGCGGGCAAGAACGGGGCGGCCGTCATCGAATCCGCCGACGGGCAGCTCGGAGGCATTTTTACGCATGGCGACTTTGCGCGCCTGTTCAATCAATCCACTGACATCGCCGACGAACCCGTGGGCAAGCACATGACGCAGCGACCGGTGCAGATCGCGAAGGATGCGCTGGCCGTGGAAGCGCTGGCGCTGCTGCGTGCCCATCAGGTGGACGAAATCGTGGTGGTGGAGGGCTCGCGCGTGGCGGGCGTGATCGACGTGCAGGATCTTTCCCGGCATCGCCTGCTGTAA
- the rpmA gene encoding 50S ribosomal protein L27, translating to MAHKKGQGSVKNGRDSTSKRLGVKKFGGESVVAGNIIIRQRGTKFIPGRNVGLGRDYTIWALADGQVKFDRAGRRVNVETAPVAAA from the coding sequence ATGGCACATAAAAAAGGACAGGGCAGCGTCAAGAACGGACGCGATAGCACGAGCAAGCGCCTCGGCGTGAAGAAGTTCGGCGGAGAATCCGTCGTCGCCGGCAACATCATCATCCGCCAGCGCGGCACGAAGTTCATCCCCGGCCGCAACGTCGGTCTGGGCCGCGACTACACGATCTGGGCGCTCGCCGATGGTCAGGTCAAATTCGACCGCGCCGGCCGCCGCGTGAACGTGGAGACCGCTCCCGTCGCCGCCGCCTGA